A genomic region of Chloroflexota bacterium contains the following coding sequences:
- a CDS encoding long-chain fatty acid--CoA ligase, with protein sequence MSFRNLGELFRERSQAFAHLNRWRTRRNGEWITCTNAEHQRHVYQLMAGFQQLGLQKGDRVGIMSNTSADWVESDWALVCSGAVPVSIYPSLMADTVAFIAQDADLKFLLIENREQYDKLQKVRSQLEHIERVIIFDGRDLPNDDPWILSLTSLRRMATSDATAQEVFATNCAQQIEPEDLATIVYTSGTTGNPKGAMLAHRALLGELTAIRTTMAMQAGDDDVLFLPAAHIFGRLQHMCGVDNGLNTAIIESIKQVLEDVQAIKPTFFFSVPRMYEKIFSTAQARAEASPIRKRIFAWALAIARQMSRYKGQKAAVPAAFKLKYALADRLVFKKVRALLGGNIRYAITGGAPLDIEILEFFNGAGVLLLEGWGLTETSAAVTANRPDDYRLGTVGKVFPGNEIKIADDGEVLVRGNLILSGYYNNPEKTNEALIDGWFHTGDIGKIDADGFLSIVDRKKDLLITASGKNIAPQAVEAAFKNSPYISQCAVFGDRRPYLVALFTLDMEAVTAWANREHVPVDANLHKHPKLVAAIEHEVQTINPTLPSFEQIKAYEILPEDFTIENDLLTPTLKIRRRQIYERFAKSFEQLYKR encoded by the coding sequence ATGTCATTTCGTAATCTGGGTGAGTTGTTTCGCGAGCGTTCACAAGCCTTTGCCCATCTCAATCGCTGGCGAACTCGCCGCAATGGCGAATGGATTACCTGCACCAACGCCGAACATCAACGCCATGTCTATCAGTTGATGGCTGGTTTTCAACAGTTGGGGTTGCAAAAAGGTGATCGCGTGGGCATTATGTCCAATACCAGTGCCGATTGGGTCGAATCGGATTGGGCTTTGGTTTGTTCAGGGGCTGTGCCTGTTTCAATTTACCCCTCGTTGATGGCCGATACTGTGGCCTTTATCGCCCAAGATGCTGACCTCAAATTCTTGTTGATCGAAAATCGCGAGCAGTACGATAAATTGCAAAAGGTTCGCTCGCAGCTTGAACATATCGAACGGGTAATTATTTTTGATGGCCGCGATTTGCCCAATGATGACCCATGGATTTTATCGCTGACCAGTTTGCGGCGCATGGCCACCAGCGATGCAACGGCCCAAGAGGTTTTTGCCACCAACTGCGCCCAACAGATCGAGCCAGAAGATTTGGCGACGATTGTCTATACATCGGGCACAACTGGCAATCCCAAAGGCGCAATGTTGGCGCATCGGGCCTTGCTCGGCGAATTAACCGCGATTCGCACGACCATGGCCATGCAAGCTGGCGATGATGATGTGCTGTTTTTGCCAGCCGCTCATATTTTTGGCCGCTTGCAGCATATGTGTGGAGTCGATAACGGTCTCAACACTGCAATTATCGAATCGATCAAACAAGTGCTGGAAGATGTGCAAGCGATCAAACCAACCTTCTTCTTCAGCGTCCCGCGCATGTACGAAAAGATTTTCAGCACCGCTCAGGCACGCGCCGAAGCTAGCCCAATTCGCAAACGGATTTTTGCCTGGGCGCTGGCGATCGCCCGTCAAATGAGCCGCTACAAAGGCCAAAAAGCAGCGGTTCCGGCAGCATTCAAGTTGAAATATGCCTTGGCTGATCGCTTAGTGTTTAAGAAGGTTCGCGCCTTACTTGGCGGCAATATTCGCTATGCAATTACGGGCGGCGCTCCGCTCGACATCGAGATTTTGGAATTTTTCAATGGTGCGGGTGTATTGTTGCTCGAAGGTTGGGGCTTGACCGAAACGTCTGCTGCGGTAACTGCCAATCGCCCCGATGATTATCGGCTAGGCACGGTTGGCAAGGTGTTTCCTGGCAACGAAATCAAAATTGCTGATGATGGCGAAGTGCTGGTGCGCGGCAATTTGATTCTGAGTGGCTACTACAACAACCCTGAAAAAACCAACGAAGCCTTGATCGATGGCTGGTTTCACACTGGCGACATCGGCAAAATCGATGCTGATGGCTTTTTGAGCATCGTTGATCGCAAAAAAGATTTGCTAATTACCGCATCGGGCAAAAATATTGCGCCGCAAGCCGTCGAAGCTGCCTTCAAAAATAGCCCGTACATTTCGCAATGTGCCGTTTTCGGCGATCGCCGACCCTATTTGGTGGCGTTGTTCACGCTCGATATGGAAGCCGTCACCGCTTGGGCCAATCGTGAGCATGTGCCAGTTGATGCTAATTTACATAAACATCCTAAATTAGTTGCTGCGATTGAACACGAAGTGCAAACGATCAACCCAACCTTGCCTTCATTCGAGCAAATTAAGGCCTATGAAATTTTGCCCGAAGATTTTACAATTGAAAATGATTTGCTCACGCCAACGCTCAAAATTCGTCGCCGCCAAATCT
- a CDS encoding DinB family protein — protein sequence MAHSDVYDPIHNELWALSVMASTLDNVRVRVSGLQPDVQQERPQGFERSLAHVIASLRRGEAELIEVFEKALKAENPSLNTIFNRYPKAFVLNPAEELGSFMDSRETSLGLLRSLTSEQWERKVNDPERGLVSLSQLAVERANLDIEEMDYMAQLRQAILRLEPIQGNDAR from the coding sequence ATGGCACATTCAGATGTTTACGATCCAATTCATAACGAATTATGGGCTTTATCAGTTATGGCCAGCACACTCGATAATGTGCGAGTACGGGTTTCTGGCCTACAACCTGATGTTCAGCAAGAGCGACCGCAAGGCTTTGAGCGCTCGTTGGCCCATGTGATTGCCAGCCTGCGTCGCGGCGAAGCTGAATTAATTGAAGTCTTCGAAAAAGCTTTGAAGGCTGAAAATCCCAGCCTCAACACGATTTTCAATCGCTACCCCAAGGCGTTTGTGCTCAATCCAGCTGAGGAGCTTGGCAGCTTTATGGATAGCCGCGAAACCAGCTTGGGCTTGTTGCGCAGCTTAACCAGTGAGCAATGGGAGCGCAAAGTTAATGATCCTGAACGCGGGTTGGTCAGTTTAAGCCAATTAGCGGTCGAACGCGCCAACCTCGATATCGAAGAAATGGATTATATGGCCCAATTGCGCCAAGCGATCTTGCGGCTTGAGCCAATTC